In a single window of the Nilaparvata lugens isolate BPH chromosome 1, ASM1435652v1, whole genome shotgun sequence genome:
- the LOC111052902 gene encoding uncharacterized protein LOC111052902: MKDDNREQYGRRNTLEVYGIPELQNEDVQSRILGIGKALDVKLDRRSIDACHRLPRRRDNTAPGIIVRFVCRGDKDALLKKRKECRVFSTQHINMQGNSPIYINQSITAERRKLFGRAKMIQRENGFRHVWIDRVGRIKVRYEDGGPVNIIRCEEDLNKLTNRNKDNVGVSKK; encoded by the coding sequence ATGAAAGATGACAATCGGGAGCAATATGGTCGAAGAAATACCCTTGAAGTATACGGTATTCCGGAGTTGCAGAACGAGGATGTGCAGAGTCGAATACTGGGGATCGGTAAAGCATTGGATGTGAAGCTGGACCGCAGATCGATCGATGCATGCCATCGCCTCCCCAGAAGAAGAGACAACACCGCGCCCGGCATCATTGTTCGTTTTGTCTGTCGAGGAGATAAGGATGCCTTGCTCAAAAAGAGGAAAGAATGTAGAGTCTTTTCAACTCAACATATCAACATGCAGGGAAATAGTCCAATCTACATAAACCAATCTATAACGGCGGAGAGACGTAAGCTGTTCGGCAGAGCCAAGATGATACAACGGGAGAATGGGTTTCGACATGTGTGGATCGACCGAGTGGGCCGAATCAAAGTCAGGTACGAGGACGGCGGTCCTGTTAATATTATCAGGTGTGAGGAGGACCTCAACAAGCTCACAAATAGAAATAAGGACAATGTCGGTGtaagtaaaaaataa